The Diabrotica virgifera virgifera chromosome 4, PGI_DIABVI_V3a genome segment AGACTATACTGTACGTGGCGAAGCGTATTGTCCAAAATATAGAAAGCTTTATGCGGATCTGCTTTCATCGAAAAATGTCACCGATTTTATGGACGAGCGGAAAGATCTATTTAAGTACTTGACAGAACACGCAGGTGAGAATGTTACTACGTTGGCTGATGTCACATTCCTTCACGACACTCTTTTCATAGAAGACTACCTTAACTTGACTATACCCGAATGGACTAAGAAAGTCTTTCCACACAAGACTTTACCATTATTAACTAAAGTGTATGTTTTGGACACGTTTACTACTGAATTAGCAAGGTTGAAATCAGGTCCACTTGTAGACTACATCACTACTTTCTTTGAAGATGCACTTAAGGATCCTAAAAATTCACAAAAGTTTTTGATGCTTTCTGTTCACGATAGTACACTCAGTCATCTTCTTAACGTGTTGAAGGTATATGACAACACTTGGCCAGAATATGCATCTACAATTATGTTCGAACTCAGACGTGGAGAGGGAGAACCTTTTctaaatgtcaattttaaaaatagtaCAATGATGAGAAACATAGTGTTGCCTGGATGTTCTAGAGACTGTAATTTTGCGGAGTACCAGAAAATCATACAACCCATCAGGATAACTGGAGATGAAGCCGAAAATGAATGTAAAAGTTACCAGTGAATGAAGAGTAATCTAATAATAGAATCAAGTAAAACAACCTTTTTGTATTTTGGTATGTACATAAATATTTCGTGTTCTAGGGCTTTTATTTCATTAATcctataaaatttgaaatttttatctcATTTTGACAGGACATCAAAAGTTGACAATAGGAACCATCAGGTAACATTAGTACCCAAAATAGTGAAATAGACATTTTGTGCTTATGTTgcttacaatattttttctacgttCCAATGTATTCTTCTTCAAAGTGCACTCTACtgaatggaggttggctactaaaATTGCAAACTATTCTCTCttttcagctgttcttattagctgtttagtcgcaatttcatttcgacaccgccatgacatccgcagagtatagcgattcttattcatttcggtattagttacaactggggatattaaccttatcatgttgacactgctcagaatttgggttggcgctccggtttattggaatttgttgatagtctgggaaaattatctaaaaaatactatttttgggaaaaattatttaccagctattttattgctaaaatcgaatcttaagattgcatatattagtaatatggggtatgacaagtccgcagaaggTGTGTtattttattgataaacaaattagcactcctaaatcttcttttttttttcaattagtgcatgctctgtaactcctaagatttttcctttgagccaaaaacactcaaataaaaattcaccgtaatttagttctgcacaaagttattttttttccgatttcctttaataaaaattttactcagaaaatccgaggtttcccaaaaaatctccaattttcaattaaaataggGAAAACaaggaagtacctaattatttatcaataattaaataattgatgacatgaaagatttattatagtagattatacagaggggctaaattatggaataaattcatttctttagaacggacgattttggagcaaaatcccgatagaggtcgatttttatttttaaattacaattttttggcatatatttcgtactagtgacgtcatccatctgagcgtgatgacgtaatcgataattttgttaatgggaataggggtcgtgtggtaggtcatttgaaagggcgttcaattctctattcagtaatataaacattaatatcattaggtatttatacagggttgccaaaaaataatttttgaattaaattaattggcgcaaaaagaagaatgtatgtaatttatttaactcaaaatacattgtactgctgtcagaaaatagaaaaaaaggtttatttcacaaataaacatttcttttcgcttaaattaaagcctccctcctacctattggcagtttgaacatttaatttaagctaaaagcaatgtttatttgcaaaataaacattttttttctattttctgacagcaatagaatgtattttgagttaaataaattacatgcattgttcttcttgcgtcaattaatttaattcaaaaatttctttggcctccctgtataaataatgatatta includes the following:
- the LOC114334295 gene encoding prostatic acid phosphatase — translated: MVKLLLKFLVLLSINLLVQCENSELLAVTVLFRHGCRSPRKTFQSDPYNDRFLDIWPEGLGQLTNLGKRQQYALGQWYRNYYKDFIPQKYDPNFLRVFSSDEDRCLMSAAANLAGLFPPKEEQVWNPNLLWQPIPIHTTPKVKDYTVRGEAYCPKYRKLYADLLSSKNVTDFMDERKDLFKYLTEHAGENVTTLADVTFLHDTLFIEDYLNLTIPEWTKKVFPHKTLPLLTKVYVLDTFTTELARLKSGPLVDYITTFFEDALKDPKNSQKFLMLSVHDSTLSHLLNVLKVYDNTWPEYASTIMFELRRGEGEPFLNVNFKNSTMMRNIVLPGCSRDCNFAEYQKIIQPIRITGDEAENECKSYQ